The Miscanthus floridulus cultivar M001 chromosome 7, ASM1932011v1, whole genome shotgun sequence genome includes a region encoding these proteins:
- the LOC136465903 gene encoding uncharacterized mitochondrial protein AtMg00810-like: protein MAECKPCVTLMEERLKLMKVSAAAKVDATFYRSIVGGLRNLVHTRSDITFVAGYVSRFMEDPREDHWTAVKRLLRYIKGTVDQGIVFPKTDESGLQLTMFSDADIAGDID from the coding sequence atggctgagtgcaagccgtgcgtgactctgatggaggagcggctgaagctaatGAAGGTCAGTGccgcggcgaaggtagatgcaacattctaccggagcatcgtcggcggtctacgCAACCTAGTTCACACGAGGTCGGACATTACGTTTGTCGCAGGCTACGTTAGCCGCTTTATGGAGGATCCCCGAGAAGATCACTGGACCGCGGTGAAGCGGTTGctgcgctacatcaaggggacggtggatcaggggatcgtcttccccaagaccgacGAAAGTGGGCTGCAACTCactatgttcagcgatgcagatatAGCGGGGGACATCGACTGA